A stretch of Pseudochaenichthys georgianus chromosome 2, fPseGeo1.2, whole genome shotgun sequence DNA encodes these proteins:
- the LOC117458301 gene encoding ATP-binding cassette sub-family C member 4-like isoform X4, translating into MRIRVAMCHMIYKKALGLSSESMGQTTTGRIVNLLSNDVNRFDEITLNLHYLWLGPLQAMVIIVLLWCRIGPSCLAGVAVLALMMPVQTVFGKLFGIFRSKTAVLADNRIHIMNEVVSGIRIIKMYAWEKPFSALVTDVRRKEIRQILKSSYLRGLNMASSFASSKIIVFITFTVYVLLGNTIDASTVFVTVSLYGTIKLTVTLLFPLAIEKLSETAVSICRIEEFLLMEEIERKSSGLSLEEKKDNSVEITKITCYWDKSLDAPSLQNISITVKSHELLTVIGPVGAGKSSLLSAILGELSHDSGNLKVKGQLTYAAQQPWVFPGTVRSNILFGRKFNHQRYQRVLGACALKRDMELLPDGDLTLIGDRGATLSGGQKARVNLARAVYQDADIYLLDDPLSAVDAEVGRHLFEKCICGLLKNKCRILVTHQLQYLQASDQIIVLKEGHIMAEGTYNELQSSGLNFQSLQRSDEDQECSIRSPEPDTLSLLSKRTNNSHSSQSSLLVPESRFTEQQLPAETVPSVAEESRAEGNVSGHIYLKYFTAGHSPAVLVFVVLISVLAEGAYIMQDWWLAYWSRGEFLNSTARDVTLGSGINATRSEQEADLTFHLGIYAGLTAAAVVFGYMRSLVLFHGLVRSSQTLHNSMFSAVIRTPVRFFDVNPIGRILNRFSKDISQMDSLLPITFVNFYQLFLQNVGVIAVAASVIPLILVPVIPLLFIFLYLRCFYLHTSRDIKRLESTTRSPVFSHLSSSLQGLWTIRAFRAEERLTKAFDAHQDLHTEAWFLFLMTSRWFALYLDSICSVFITFVTFGCIPLRDGLNAGEVGLVLTYAMTLVGNFQWMVRQSAEVENMMTSVERVVEYTELESEAPWETKKRPLPDWPNKGLVTFDRVSFSYSPEGAPVLKDISFTFKPNEKVGIVGRTGAGKSSLVSALFRLAEPQGKIYIDGVLTSEIGLHDLRTKMSIIPQDPVLFTDTVRKNLDPFGQHSDEDLWRALEEVQLKSVVEELPRKLETVLAESGSNFSVGQRQLVCLARAVLRQNRILVIDEATANVDPGTDELIQKTIRDKFRECTVLTIAHRLNTIIDSDRIMVLDSGTIQELDRPFNLLQNKDGALYKMVQQMGRAEAAALLKAATGNSGVCPAEQDLERRLV; encoded by the exons ATGAGGATCAGAGTGGCCATGTGTCACATGATATACAAGAAG GCTCTGGGCCTCAGCAGTGAATCCATGGGGCAAACAACCACGGGACGAATCGTCAACCTATTATCAAATGACGTCAATCGTTTTGATGAG ATTACACTGAATCTGCACTACCTGTGGCTGGGACCACTGCAGGCCATGGTGATCATCGTGTTACTATGGTGCCGGATCGGACCCTCCTGTCTGGCAGGTGTGGCAGTCCTTGCCCTCATGATGCCTGTGCAGACAGTGTTTGGAAAGCTCTTTGGCATCTTCAG GAGCAAAACGGCAGTCCTTGCTGACAACAGAATCCACATCATGAACGAAGTGGTGTCTGGCATCAGGATCATCAAGATGTACGCCTGGGAGAAACCCTTCTCAGCTCTGGTTACAGACGTCAGAAG GAAAGAAATCAGGCAGATTTTGAAGAGCTCCTACTTACGAGGACTCAACATGGCCTCCTCCTTTGCCAGCAGCAAGATCATAGTCTTTATTACCTTCACTGTCTACGTTCTCCTGGGGAACACCATCGATGCCAGCACTGTGTTCGTCACAGTTTCCCTGTACGGCACCATCAAGCTCACCGTCACCCTGTTGTTCCCACTGGCCATTGAGAAGCTGTCGGAGACTGCGGTTAGCATTTGCAGAATTGAG GAATTTCTTCTGATGGAGGAGATTGAGAGGAAAAGCAGTGGGCTTTCTCTTGAGGAAAAGAAGGACAACTCTGTTGAGATTACGAAGATAACCTGCTACTGGGATAAG AGTTTGGATGCTCCATCGCTGCAAAACATCTCTATCACAGTGAAGTCTCACGAACTTCTGACTGTAATTGGCCCAGTGGGTGCCGGAAAG TCCTCTCTGCTGAGTGCCATCCTGGGAGAACTGTCTCATGACTCGGGAAACCtcaaggtcaaaggtcagctgACATATGCCGCGCAGCAGCCCTGGGTGTTCCCCGGAACCGTCCGCAGTAACATCCTGTTCGGAAGAAAGTTTAACCACCAGAGGTACCAGAGAGTCCTCGGGGCGTGTGCTCTCAAGAGG gacatggagctgctcCCAGATGGAGACCTGACACTGATCGGGGACAGAGGGGCCACCCTCAGCGGGGGACAGAAAGCTCGGGTCAACCTGGCCAG ggcTGTGTATCAGGACGCAGACATCTACCTGCTGGATGACCCTCTGAGTGCTGTGGACGCAGAGGTTGGGAGACACCTGTTTGAAAA GTGTATCTGCGGCCTGCTGAAGAACAAGTGTCGTATCCTGGTCACCCACCAGCTTCAGTACCTGCAGGCGTCCGACCAGATCATCGTCCTCAAGGAG GGTCACATCATGGCCGAGGGAACCTACAACGAGCTTCAGAGCTCTGGACTCAACTTCCAGTCCCTGCAGAGGAGCGACGAGGATCAGGAGTGCTCCATTCGATCACCAGAGCCAGACACACTGTCCCTTCTCAGCAAGAGGACCAATAACTCTCACAGCTCCCAGAGCAGCCTCCTGGTGCCCGAGAGCAGATTCACTGAGCAGCAGCTTCCG GCTGAAACAGTGCCCAGCGTGGCAGAGGAGAGCCGAGCTGAAGGAAATGTTAGCGGCCACATCTACCTCAAGTACTTCACTGCAGGCCACAGCCCTGCGGTGCTGGTGTTTGTAGTGCTGATCAGTGTCCTAGCCGAG GGTGCGTATATAATGCAGGACTGGTGGCTCGCATACTG GTCGAGAGGGGAGTTCTTGAACAGCACAGCCAGAGATGTTACCCTCGGCTCTGGCATCAATGCCACTCGCTCAGAACAAGAGGCCGATCTCACGTTTCACCTTGGCATTTATGCAG GTTTGACAGCGGCTGCGGTGGTCTTTGGCTACATGCGCAGTTTGGTGTTGTTTCACGGACTGGTCAGATCGTCTCAAACTCTGCACAACAGCATGTTCAGCGCCGTCATCCGCACGCCTGTTCGCTTCTTTGACGTCAACCCCATAG GAAGGATTCTCAACAGGTTTTCCAAAGACATCAGCCAGATGGACTCCCTGTTACCCATCACCTTTGTGAACTTCTATCAA TTATTTTTACAGAATGTGGGCGTGATCGCGGTGGCGGCCTCGGTCATCCCTCTCATCCTCGTCCCCGTCATCCCTCTGCTCTTCATCTTCTTGTACTTGAGATGTTTCTACCTCCATACGTCACGAGACATCAAGCGCCTAGAATCTACAA CTCGGAGTCCCGTGTTCTCCCACCTGTCTTCATCTCTTCAGGGCCTGTGGACCATCAGAGCCTTTAGAGCTGAGGAGAGGTTAACGAAAGCCTTCGATGCTCATCAGGACCTGCACACAG AGGCGTGGTTTTTGTTCCTGATGACGTCCCGCTGGTTCGCTCTTTACCTCGACAGCATTTGCTCAGTATTTATCACCTTCGTAACCTTTGGCTGTATCCCGCTCAGAGATG gGCTGAATGCTGGGGAGGTGGGGCTGGTGCTGACGTATGCTATGACTCTGGTGGGCAACTTCCAGTGGATGGTGAGGCAGAGTGCCGAGGTGGAAAACATG atgacgtcagTGGAGAGGGTGGTGGAGTACACCGAGCTGGAGAGTGAGGCACCCTGGGAAACTAAGAAGCGTCCTCTTCCTGATTGGCCCAACAAAGGCCTAGTGACCTTTGACCGTGTCAGCTTCTCCTACAGCCCAGAGGGAGCGCCGGTCCTCAAAGACATCAGCTTCACCTTCAAACCCAACGAGAAG GTGGGCATCGTGGGGAGGACGGGCGCCGGGAAGAGCTCTCTGGTGTCGGCTCTGTTCCGCCTGGCCGAGCCTCAGGGGAAGATCTACATAGACGGAGTTCTGACCTCTGAGATCGGCCTCCACGACCTGCGCACCAAGATGTCCATCATCCCTCAG GACCCGGTGCTGTTCACTGACACCGTGAGGAAGAACCTGGATCCCTTCGGCCAGCACTCTGACGAGGACCTGTGGAGGGCTCTGGAGGAG GTGCAGCTCAAGTCGGTGGTGGAGGAGCTGCCCAGGAAGCTGGAGACGGTGCTGGCCGAGTCGGGGTCCAACTTCAGCGTGGGCCAGAGGCAGCTGGTGTGTCTGGCCCGGGCCGTCCTCCGACAGAACCGCATCCTAGTCATCGACGAGGCCACGGCCAACGTGGACCCCGG AACGGATG